In Glycine soja cultivar W05 chromosome 10, ASM419377v2, whole genome shotgun sequence, the genomic stretch ATTGCTGCCGATGAGGGACGGAGGAGCTGAAGGGTCGAGGAGGAGAGAGGGTTGCGCTCACAAAGCCTCAGAGGTTGAAGTTGCATGCATGGATTGTGGCCGGTAGGCAGCGACATGACTTTGTTGGTCCATGGTAGTGCTGCGTAGGCCGGCATTGGGTGACGGTGTTGCATGGTGGTGCTGGATTTGGATGGAGGTGGAGGTGTGCGGCGGTGCTGCAGGATAGGGGTGGGGACGTGCGTGTAGGCCACCGCCGTCCCGTCTTGGCCAGCCGTACCGAAGAAATTAATGTCATCCACGGGACCCAGTGTCCCCATGCTTCATAGATAACATTAATTTACTTAGTTTGTGTGCTGTGACTGCATGTTACTCAATGAATATCTAAAATATTAATCACTCACTTTTCTGTGAGAAGGCTTAAGGCAAAAGGTCTAAGTTGACTCGCTATAGTTACCCTTGCATATCATGCTAGTGGGTTTGGGTCAGCTCTCTCTTTTCGTGGGTCAAACAAACAGGCTTGGGTCGTCTGCTTGATGAATTTAAAAGTAGGCCTTACCTTTTGCAcctctttatatttatatttataatttcttttttctaaattaaactACCCTTATCAGctttaattatttaagataataaaaatatccgTATTCATAGATATTCGCAAGTAAAATTCGTTATGaactgaaaattttaaaatgaacaaGTTAATGAATATTCattggtaaaataaataattctttttctctGCGGGTTTATTAACGAGACATATAGGCGGACAGCAAGGTATGTATATCCGTGAGTAACTacaatttgtaattatttaaatacatttaattatctataaagtaagttgttctaatttttttagtataaatatttttttaaatgatttttttagtattaatatatgttttaaaattatttgtctaaatttttacaattatttggtgttgattttattttttactttttggttaaaattaaatatatatttttaaaaacaatgatGTATATCCATGGATACTCacagaaatttataaaatttgtagaTATCTTCTAAACAgataataatacatatataaaacgGGATAAATTTTCATCCAACAAAACGGATGATGAGAGTGCTTGTCCTACCCCATTTTCATCCCTGGTTTCAATCCATCTCATATGCCTTAATCCCTCTTCATTagcttcatatatatatatatatatatatatatatatatatatatatatatatatatatatatatatatatatatatatatatatatatatatatatatatatatatatgcgtgTGTGTGTTTTATATAGGAATAGGAATAGAATTCACATTGTGAGAGTTGAGAGTCGAAATGGCCGATGTTCATAAATCTATCTAATTTAATGTGgactaaaaaaactaattcagaaaataaaaaattaaatggataaaaaaaattataaaccaattttttttattggatcgGATCGAAATTCAgatttaattttagaaactatttaaaaccaaacttatacatgtatatatatttttattcataaatttttaatatgacttatttttatttcttatatatttataaagttatcatataacttatatttatgaaaaatatatttaattaaagatattttactaattatttgagttaacaaatattctattattagttatataatgacatataaataaaatacttgatatttaaaattattttttattatatatcttaccttttatttaatattttttataaaataaaagtaagattaaaattaaaaactaattcaaaTCAAACTACTTTAAATTGGAAtgaattaaaagtttaaattaaactaattgaataataaattaataaaatcaaaatgattAATCAGATGATTTTTTATCTTCAGAAATCCAATCCAGAAACATCCTACTTGAGAATGATATAATATATTGTGCTGCAGAGCCATTCTTGTGGTTAAAAGTTCTTTTAGTCTTTAgaagttaaattatatttttaggaaaaagaggaagagtAGTTATTACTTTTTCTGTTAAAGTTCTAATAATTTCTGTACTGTGCATGAACATTGTTTAGCTAGTTTTAAAAAGGAGATAGGTCTTTGCTTTTACGgttgaatatataaaaacaaattaacgtTTACTATTGATAGCCAATTCTTGTCTGATTTAACACTCGGACAACTTGGTCACATTTGGAGGCTAGAAAACGAATTCTAATCTTCACAACTCATATCTGCAGTTTCCAATTGGATGTTAGTAGAGATCGGCATTTAATTTTTGCTCCTTATATCTATATATGCCTATAGGGAAGAAAAAGACATACATGTTGGTACTACGTACCGAGGATAGCGCGCGAAAGCCAAAAGGAAATTTCGTTCCAAATTTCCAATACAGCATAAAATTTATATGGTTTgaagataattatatatatactccAGAAAACTTTAATTAATCCACAAAATCTTGAATGATACCGTGCCAGATTCTGCTTccataaacaattaaaattttacatacaTTACTGTCGGAGTAATAATGTTAGGTTAATTAAATACTGAAACCTTAAAATGCTCTGTTCAACACTAAGATAAGAGGCATAAACTTACTCTCTTTGATTAAAGAAGCATGATGACATTGACCTAGATTCTAATTGTTATTCTGGATTAATTTCTTCCATTTTGAGTTACTTATTATTCTTCAAAcagattataaattaattttcagtaattaatgtaatatataaatactagataataagaaaaaacaatCATGTTGTTATTATAACTAACTATATACATGTTTAATTTGTCATTGAATAGGTCTAGACATTAGGGAAGAGAATTAACATTTAAAGATTTTCCACAGACAAGACAACCTATATACAATGTgatcataattaatatatcGCACAGAACATGTATAATATTCAGAATTTTCTCCACGAATATAAAACTGACGTAATTAAAGGATTTATTTATActaaagtaaaacaaaatttaagcgAAATAAAGATTAAGTAATATTAATTGAATGCGAGGCTAATTCGGTGGGTCTTTCTTTCCATTATCCGATTACTTAATAAATTGCTGGGATATGGATGCCAGCCACACACAGATTTggagaacaaaacaaaattccACCGGGCAATAAATTTTGCATCTGCCCAGCACATGCAATGGTTCACCAAAGCACACCTTTGTTCCTAAACTTCGATGTGAATCCTTCTAACACTTAATTTTTGTGTCTGACTTTGGTTGGACCCATCATCTTTACTACTAGATGTACCTTGCCTAACCCGAGTTAACCCAGATTTAGATTATTGGTTTCATAACGCAACGTTCAGGCTTTGTACCCATAGGATCTTGTCTATGATATTTTTCAATTCTCAAACGCTGCGTAATCTTTCACTGCCACACTCGACATGCACTTACGAACAATAATAAAGCCCAACCAACCACCTAATTAACAATGCTCAAGTACGTTCAGACTTATACTAATAATTGGGAGTACTGTGTTTGATACTCCTATATAGTATCGCACATTTTTTGAATGGTTAAATTATGCACAAAATATGTGtataataaatatctttttCCAAAATATCTAATCTAACTTGTAGAGATTAGAGAAACATCCATGCAACACCTTTTCATCTAGACATGTGATAACCAATGAAGTACACTTGGATATAACAATTAAGGCATAGAAGATGAATGGGAATAAACTTTCACCGACATGGAGTCAAGTTGCAGAAATAGAACTAGAAGTGTTGCCCAGCTCAATGGACTACAGTTATGGCATATTAGGGCATTGCAAATTGCAAGGTATTGGACAATGGAAAGAAGACCATAGTCCACATGATAAGTAGGATAGTACCATGTGTGAATTGCAAATTGGCGCTAGTTTTATTGTGTCAGTCGAGTAGTACAAAGTTTTGAAGGTTAAACTTTACTACTTCTTTGGTGTTAAAGGCAGGTGCACCGAACACGCGATGAATAATTGTGTGAAAACAgtgtaacattaattaaatgCCGTGAACAGTTGGTGGttgaaacaaattaaagtcGTAGAGGGGCCAGCTTGTGATTGAGATAAAggaccctctctctctctctgcgtTATATAAACCTCTTCAAAGTTCTGCAAATTCAATCCACGAGGATATTGAAGAGTAGTGTCAGTGAGTTGATAGCAATTAAAAATGTTGTTAAGGTACAAAAGAgtggctttgttgttgttgctctgTGCCAATGTCTTTGTAGCCAATGTGGTTGCAAGGAATGTGGCAACTGTgggaaatgatgaagaaaagaaTGTAGGGTTTGGGAAGGGAGGTGGGTTCGGAATTGGAGTTGGTGGGGGAGGAGGAGCCGGTGGTGGAGGTGGgtttggtggtggtggaggaggaggagccGGTGGCGGGTTCGGCGGTGGTGCTGGTGCTGGAGGAGGGTTTGGCGGTGGAGGTGGTGCCGGTGGAGGGTTTGGTGGTGGAGCTGGGGGAGGACATGGGATTGGAGGTGGTGCGGGTGGAGGGTTTGGTAAAGGAGGAGGGCTTGGTGGTGGGATAGGTAAAGGTGGTGCCATAGGCAAAGGAGGAGGGctaggaggtggtggtggttttGGAAAAGGAGGAGGGGTTGGTGGAGGGATTGGAAAAGGTGGTGGTGTTGGAGGAGGTGCTGGTGGAGGGTTTGGAAAGGGTGGTGGCATTGGAGGAGGTGCTGGTGGAGGGTTTGGAAAGGGTGGTGGCATTGGAGGAGGTGCTGGTGGTGGTTTTGGAAAGGGTGGTGGCATTGGAGGAGGTGCTGGTGGTGGTTTTGGAAAGGGTGGTGGCATTGGAAAAGGAGGTGGTGTTGGAGGAGGTGCTGGTGGAGGGTTTGGAAAGGGCGGTGGCATTGGAGGAGGTGCTGGTGGTGGTTTTGGAAAAGGAGGTGGTGCTGGAGGTGGTGCTGGTGGAGGTTTTGGAAAGGGTGGTGGCACCGGAGGAGGTGCTGGTGGTGGTTTTGGAAAGGGTGGTGGCATTGGAAAAGGAGGTGGTGTTGGAGGAGGTGCTGGTGGTGGCTTTGGAAAGGGTGGTCATGGTGGTATAGGTAAGGGTGGAGGTGGAGGTTTTGGTGGTGGCATTGGAAAGGGTGGTGGAATTGGCAAAGGTGGAGGTTTAGGTGGTGGAATTGGCAAGGGTGGAGGTTTCGGTGGAGGAATTGGAAAAGGAGGTGGCATTGGAGGAGGAATAGGCAAAGGTGGAGGTTTTGGTGGGGGTGTTGGAGGAGGTTCCGGTGGTGGAATTGGAAAAGGTGGTGGCATTGGAGGAGGAATAGGTAAAGGTGGAGGTTTTGGCGGTGGTGTTGGAGGAGGTTCCGGTGGTGGCATTGGAGGTGGAATTGGAAAAGGTGGAGGTTTTGGCGGTGGTGTCGGTGGTGGATTTGGTGGTGGCGCCGGTGGAGGCGGTGGCGGAGGCGGAGGCGGTGGAGGAGGAGGTGCTGGTGGCGGGTTTGGCGGAGGAGCAGGAGGCGGGTTTGGTGCAGGAGGTGGATTTGGCGGTGGTGGAATTGGACACCACTAGAGCGTTGCGAACGTTGCATGCATGACAAAGTTATATTTTAACGTCCTTTGTATTAGCCATGATAATtggtttattgaaaaatattgtgCTTGTAAGACAgaaagaattaattattaatgttggcttaataatattaatgtacTCCGTTTCTTGTAATAATTAACGTTGAATGAAAGAACCAGAGATATATGTACTCTTTTTGTATTCaatgagaagaagaaatggCACGAAAATCACTTTCAACCTCAATCTTCTCAAGTGACATTAATCTTCTGTGTTAGCCTAACAATGCTTGATAGTTATTATAGATTAGAGGGGTCTACCATGAATTGACTCAAGCTGACTTGCTGCTGTTTGTGATCGACTAAGATCAACATggataattagtttatttttaaaaattattaattaattgattaattaataaggAATAATTGTGATAAAAAGTTGTCtttctttaaaagaaattatatattcgtattttttagtaaaatcagGAGGTTTAATTTCTTGAGAAGAAAAGTGAGGATTTAATCCTaataattatttagattttaaatcatttgggataatattacacaaaagataaataaaaatttataatttatttataattagcgttatattttttattttaattttatcatgcaTGTCAGACCATTCAATAAGAAAAGACATGAAGGAAGTATcttgaattaagattttaaaaaattattttaatttaaaaagttatctgaattttaaagattatgtgagaatgttataatttataagatattttttccaTGACTTTTATGATAGTTTAGATTTTATTggatttatatcataaaaatttaaaatatttaaaaagactttataaatttataagatttatattcaaaattaaaagagtcaTTGAAATAAGTAGTAAGAAATTATgaggtttggataaaaaaagaagtaaaattaatataatttttgtaatcttttaatagttaaattGTTTCTAGTTTTAGGTTTTCTTATATTAACCCTTcttacaataatattttttcattcttgtttttgaattttaacagatttaaaattatacactgactttttggtttttttttcaattactataattatttcatgataaatctaatgacataTTTAAATGGGCTTCAATAATAAGTCTATAGTAAAAGGGAGTGATGAGAGTTGAAGATTTATAACAGAGTTACTAAGTTATGGGGATGACAAAATTAAAGATAACTGTGACAAAAATATTACGTCGGACAGACAATAGGATAACATATAAgataaacattaatttatttacaaaacaaacataaaagtgCAAAGGGGGTACGCATGACAAATAATTCCGTACCCGCAGGTATCACCCCAAACTCACCCCGACTTTGACGAGAGATATCCACTTTGACTGGATATGGATACAAGTATAGGTATTACCCGAACTACTTGAGGGGAGatgagaatgagaatgggtGTCAAATTATacctaatataaattaaagattttataatcttttataaaataactttGTTCCCatacttatcatttttttataatttttttgtcaaaacatatatatacatgatatatattaaagattttatttttataatttttgaaaatataaatcaattagctcaatagttaaataattaaataacaaacttaaaaatatacatttaactataaatataattgaattcttaatttttttaactttaatttctttgttattcattatatttatatgttgtttgaattaaaatacaattaaaaacttaatatataatttatttaaaatatatgagtaaagtaaaattataaaaaagagttTAATGTGTTACTCACGAATATACCTGAATTCGATAAAACCCAACATAAATGATAATcggtattaaaattttaaaccctTCTCTTTTATACTGTATCCACTCAGTCTTTTGGGAGGACAGGGAGGGTTAGACTCGTCCCCAATCCGTCCAATTGCCTGAAGGGGAGGAgtatatttgacatttttttgttCTAAAAGAATAGAAGAAACATATATGATACAcacatcttaaaaaatattaatttttgaccGTTGTCTGGTGCTTCTTTCAATTGAGTGAATCTCATTTTTGTATTgggttttgaaaagaaaagattttgtgtgtgatgagagaaaagaaaatctaGTAACCattattaaaagaaagaaaaaagtttaacaAAATCTCAATGTGAGATTGTTTAATAGATGTTTtacattaaaaagttatatgaaaattgaaatccatgttaaaaaataattcatcaaaatttgcatattttttaataccaaaatacttttttaagttataagaTATCTTAATGGATTTTGTTGTACTTCTTAAAAAATCCTAAAAGTCTTAATTGAATACCATAAgacttatttatattatttaaaaatactgattgaataccacaaaacttttttataaaaaaaattaaaatccttGTGACAGTCTTGGTGATATGATTGTTAAtgataattgagatattttaggatgtgatttgtttgatcaatcttttatagattttaaaattatttataattttaatttttaaatattttaatttcaatcgtctattatttttattcataatataatgattattattaattattctcaTATTCTCAAATAagttgtattatatatatatatggggagggagagagagagagagagagagagagagagagagagagagagagagagagagagagagagagagagagagagagagagagagagagagagagagagagagcaggCGAAATGGGATGTTTATTTATTGTATATATGGGTGTTTATCTACCTCTACTATAAGagtaattatgaaaaaaaatctctttaaattTACTTTGGGTAATTGTCTTGAGATAATGTTTGACCATTGGGTTGGTGGGaatgaagagaaaagaaaatgtgataaaaaaaagaatgaaaagaaataaaagagagtgaaaatgtgattgtttgacAGAGATAAAAGAagtgtaaaaataaaagaaagatttaaattagagtgatttattagataaaaataaaaattaagtatttttatcATTCCAATTTTACCATGTATTTGTCATATTTTTCAAAGAacaaaagtttttgtttttttttttttacttttaggaCGATACACGAGTAatcagttataaaaaaaaaggtgacgGACTTGGTCACCACCAACTAGACgattaatgaaattt encodes the following:
- the LOC114370465 gene encoding glycine-rich cell wall structural protein-like isoform X2 — its product is MLLRYKRVALLLLLCANVFVANVVARNVATVGNDEEKNVGFGKGGGFGIGVGGGGGAGGGGGFGGGGGGGAGGGFGGGAGAGGGFGGGGGAGGGFGGGAGGGHGIGGGAGGGFGKGGGLGGGIGKGGAIGKGGGLGGGGGFGKGGGVGGGIGKGGGVGGGAGGGFGKGGGIGGGAGGGFGKGGGIGGGAGGGFGKGGGIGGGAGGGFGKGGGIGKGGGVGGGAGGGFGKGGGIGGGAGGGFGKGGGAGGGAGGGFGKGGGTGGGAGGGFGKGGGIGKGGGVGGGAGGGFGKGGHGGIGKGGGGGFGGGIGKGGGIGKGGGLGGGIGKGGGFGGGIGKGGGIGGGIGKGGGFGGGVGGGSGGGIGGGIGKGGGFGGGVGGGFGGGAGGGGGGGGGGGGGGAGGGFGGGAGGGFGAGGGFGGGGIGHH
- the LOC114370465 gene encoding glycine-rich cell wall structural protein-like isoform X1, translated to MLLRYKRVALLLLLCANVFVANVVARNVATVGNDEEKNVGFGKGGGFGIGVGGGGGAGGGGGFGGGGGGGAGGGFGGGAGAGGGFGGGGGAGGGFGGGAGGGHGIGGGAGGGFGKGGGLGGGIGKGGAIGKGGGLGGGGGFGKGGGVGGGIGKGGGVGGGAGGGFGKGGGIGGGAGGGFGKGGGIGGGAGGGFGKGGGIGGGAGGGFGKGGGIGKGGGVGGGAGGGFGKGGGIGGGAGGGFGKGGGAGGGAGGGFGKGGGTGGGAGGGFGKGGGIGKGGGVGGGAGGGFGKGGHGGIGKGGGGGFGGGIGKGGGIGKGGGLGGGIGKGGGFGGGIGKGGGIGGGIGKGGGFGGGVGGGSGGGIGKGGGIGGGIGKGGGFGGGVGGGSGGGIGGGIGKGGGFGGGVGGGFGGGAGGGGGGGGGGGGGGAGGGFGGGAGGGFGAGGGFGGGGIGHH